The Plectropomus leopardus isolate mb chromosome 7, YSFRI_Pleo_2.0, whole genome shotgun sequence genome window below encodes:
- the mrpl51 gene encoding 39S ribosomal protein L51, mitochondrial — protein sequence MHAIPELKKVDRWTEKRSMFGVYDNIGILGDFKAHPKDLIVAPCWLKAFRGNELQRLIRKKKMVGDRMMTLDRHNLEKRIRFLYRRYNRYGKFR from the exons ATGCATGCCATCCCTGAGCTGAAGAAGGTGGACAGGTGGACGGAGAAGAGGAGCATGTTTGGGGTTTATGATAACATAGGCATCTTGG GGGACTTCAAAGCTCATCCCAAAGACCTCATCGTGGCTCCCTGCTGGCTGAAGGCTTTCAGAGGCAACGAACTGCAGCGTCTCATTAGAAAGAAGAAGATGGTGGGAGACAGAATGATGACTCTGGATAGACACAACTTGGAGAAAAGGATCCGTTTCCTTTACAGACGCTACAACCGCTATGGCAAATTCCGCTAA
- the LOC121945263 gene encoding lymphocyte activation gene 3 protein-like — MLLEYFIFWVISFLMKGVQCKEIEMFVEAGSQAVLPCKSSSSSSYVPFIIWHKENKGTVWRKERTGLQYWGSSWSTKGTQRIRCPHSQFEKGDFSLQINNVRKEDGGTYTCRVVQRDQVNENKVILRIIEVSVSSPVSIWGKDVLITCNVNPWPQEASVQWMLNNSPFVPKPKIPSDRDTTQSVVREKATVRLTGNWTCVVGYKGKEGRASAALTVKGIIHPSKDSAKVYAAVGSAVTLPCVFSPSVIPSNPVWEKLKPAYLFKPVPGHLPASFSPPSPSSQPPFDKSANLTEVGFEDEGKYRCSGTIEGQRLTRNMQLVVAKIENSIPSKKTGSVTLTCRLSDTSEVTDYEWVHVVYDLNGTQSVGSIQKGKTLDLSTVSEDDQGEWACRFYGKYGVLGNVTHHIKLMSGLSGEQSLRVSHNTAAVVGLSLLLLVLLLILAQMYKNHQRRKRIFQYPALETIVHTVSNEREERERNRVKE, encoded by the exons atgctgttggAATATTTCATCTTTTGGGTGATTTCCTTTCTTATGAAAG GGGTTCAGTGTAAGGAAATTGAGATGTTTGTTGAAGCTGGCTCTCAGGCTGTTTTACCTTGTAAAAGCAGCTCTTCGTCTAGCTATGTTCCCTTCATCATCTggcataaagaaaacaaagg CACTGTCTGGAGAAAGGAAAGGACTGGTCTGCAGTACTGGGGCTCTAGCTGGTCAACAAAAGGCACCCAACGTATACGATGCCCCCACTCCCAGTTTGAAAAAGGCGATTTCAGCCTGCAGATCAACAACGTGAGGAAAGAGGACGGAGGAACTTACACCTGCAGGGTGGTGCAAAGAGACCAGGTCAATGAAAACAAGGTCATACTCAGAATCATTGAAG TGTCCGTCTCTTCACCGGTTTCCATATGGGGAAAGGACGTTTTGATCACCTGTAATGTGAATCCATGGCCTCAGGAAGCTTCTGTGCAGTGGATGTTGAACAACAGTCCATTTGTGCCTAAGCCTAAAATCCCTTCCGATAGAGATACCACTCAAAGTGTCGTGAGGGAAAAGGCCACCGTGAGACTGACGGGAAACTGGACGTGTGTCGTGGGCTACAAGGGCAAAGAAGGGCGAGCTTCAGCAGCTTTGACTGTGAAGG GAATCATCCACCCATCCAAAGACAGTGCCAAAGTGTACGCCGCTGTAGGATCTGCAGTTACTCTGCCCTGTGTATTCTCACCGAGTGTGATCCCCTCCAATCCAGTTTGGGAGAAACTGAAACCTGCCTATCTTTTTAAACCTGTACCTGGTCACCTTcctgcctctttctctccaccCTCACCATCCTCTCAGCCCCCATTCGATAAATCTGCCAATTTGACAGAGGTCGGGTTTGAAGACGAGGGCAAGTACAGATGCTCTGGCACTATAGAAGGACAACGGCTGACACGAAATATGCAGCTTGTTGTTGCCAAAA ttgaaaacagcatccCGTCAAAGAAAACTGGCTCTGTGACACTGACCTGCAGACTGAGCGACACGAGCGAGGTCACAGATTACGAGTGGGTTCATGTGGTCTATGACCTCAATGGCACCCAGTCAGTTGGGTCCATCCAGAAGGGGAAGACTCTGGATCTAAGCACAGTGTCTGAGGATGATCAGGGCGAGTGGGCATGTCGTTTCTACGGGAAATATGGCGTTTTGGGAAATGTAACGCACCACATTAAACTGATGA GTGGTCTGAGCGGAGAACAATCTTTGCGTGTCTCACATAACACCGCTGCTGTGGTCGGCCTCAGCCTTCTCCTCCTCGTTCTGCTGCTGATTTTGGCTCAGATGTACAAAAACCACCAAAGG AGGAAAAGGATCTTTCAATACCCCGCGCTGGAGACGATTGTTCACACTGTCTCCAATGAgcgggaggagagagaaaggaaccGAGTGAAAGAGTAA